The region ttagcaggcagattctttaccactctgccacacGGGAAGCCTGGCAATTACCATAATGATATGCAAAGAATGACACTCAGAAAAGGGATAAAACAGTGGTctcagattttcttctttaagaacCTTATATAAATAGCTGTGGTTGTCAAGAGGAGtttttctcctccccacaggagtAGCATAAGTCACGACAATTCATTTaggcaaataaaatgaaaaatgctcaGTATGATATACTGCATATGAGAAGAAATTATTCTTAAGTGATCCATGTAGTTCCTTGAGATGAATGGAAATTTCCAAATACTTCACATCCAATATTGGGATTACAATTGGTAGAGGaggaaaatcagaaaggaaaacaaaacaacaacaaaaaacccttgACATTTCATAGATATCACAACATTTAAGAATGAATTACATAAATTGTACAGAGAAGTTAGAGACAAAATATAAATtccaagaaaaatagaagaaacatttttttttttttttaagaagagacaTTTTCTATCTCCATAAGTCTGACCAGATGAGGACAACACTGGGTTCAGGCTTTGAGCTCTGCTATCATGGGTACTTCTTAAGCCCTAGGAAAATAGGACCTTTTATACTTAACTTTCCAAAGGACATTTTCAAACCTCTCTTTAAGTCTTTACttctcagactgtagatgaaggggttcagcatgggtgtgaccacagtATACATCACCGAGGCTCTTGCATTTGAGTGTAAACTGTGAATAACAGCAGAGCTGAGGTACACACCTAAGCCCGTGCAATAAAATAAGGAGACAACTGAGAGGTGAGATGCGCAGGTGGAAAATGCTTTATACCTCCCCTGAGCAGATGCCATTCCTTGTATGGAGGAAACTATCTTAGAGTAAGAGTTAAGGATACACACGAGGGAACTACCAGCCAGCAGCACAGCTCCAGAGTACATCACCACATTATTGAGAAAGGTGTCAGAACTTGCAAGTTGTATCATCTGATTGAGTTCACAGAAAAAATGAGGAATTTCTAAGACTGTACAGAAGGACAGTTGCAACACCATTAAGCTTTCTAACAAGGAATGCAGGACACCTATGATCCAGGACACCAGAACCAGCAGTCCACAAAGCCAGGGGTTCATGATGACCGTGTAGTGCAGGGAGTGACAGATGGCCACAtatcggtcataggccatcaccgtCAGGAGAAAGACATCCAGTCcagaaaaaagtaagaaaaagtaCATCTGGATGATACAGCCTTCATAGGTTATGACTTTATTCTGGGTTTGGATgttccacagcatctttgggatggtggtggaggtgaagcagatgtctacaaaggacaggttggagaggaagaaatacatgggggtgtggaggtgcgAGTCTGAGATGACAGCCAGGATGATAagcaggtttccaaacacagtgatCAGGTACATGGAGAGAAAAAGTCCATATATCAGGGGTTGCAATTCTGATTCCTCTGAAAATCCCATAAGaagaaattcattattttctgttagGTTCCTTGGTGCCATGTGGTGAAGGTATCTAtgagaaaagggggaaataaaATGACTAATGTAAGGTTAACATAAATGGGCATTACCACATTGTTGAAATGCTATCATTTATATTTCACCATAAATAAATTACTTTCAATATTCTGTTCATGGTTTTTGTGCACTTTAGGGAGCTTTTTGTGCCGTCTCTAATTAGCAAACCAGTTCAAGTTTTTCCAAGAAAAGCTATCAGAGTTTTTTCCCAAGATGTCAGATATTTTACAGGTTTAATGGGACATTCTTTCACATATTTGAGGATATAAATTGAATTGAGATAATGTACCAGGtactatatatgctgtctatgcaGGAAGCACAGAGTGTTGAACAACGAAAACTCCTAACATCTAtctatggagacagaagataagaaaataaaaagctatatGGCATGTCATTTGTTACAGCTattatgaaggaaaagaaaggaggtaAAGGGGAGATGGGGAAGAGTGACATCTGTTGTATACACATGTTAATCAAGACCTGCAAACAAGGTTCTAACTGGAAAGACCTCAAGGAAGAGAGAACCAGGGCCGTGAGTCCACCTGGAAGGTGTGCTCCTGTCAAGGGCACAATGAGTGTGAAGGCCTAAGGAAAGTGCTTGTTTAAGATGTTTCAGTCCAAAAAGGAAGCCAGTCCCATGAGGGAAGTGAACAGGATGGAGAGTGATGACAGATAGTGTCAGAAGATATTGAGGAACAAGCAGGTCTCCATGCTGGGCTGAACCTTCAAGTCACAAGAGCTCCTTGCCCACATTATGTATCTTCAACACTTTGTAATATTCAATGTTaacaaaaaaaatagatgaaacaaaATTGAAGGGACATCCAAAACCAACTTAGGAAAGatgcacattaaaaataaataataatatcaacTTTATCAATTCTGGAAatgttttggaaataaaataatatgacagaaaatcttttaaaatgttgggAGAAAATGGTACctaagttgtcatttcctcttacAAAGGGAAATATGAACTCAAatacaaatatagaaaataaaggtGATCTTAAGCTAAATGCAAAGAAAGTCTTCCATATGTTGATTGAACATGATGCAACTTTTATAAGTAATTGTAATCACAATAGAATAAATTGAACAATGAGGAATAAGAGATGTGGGAAATAGTGGGAACTCGTATAAAGCATGACTTCTTAGCTCATAAAATGCACagaaacattcattttcatttctgtttaaagCAAGGATTCacaagttaaaatatttaagtaagaaTTCTTCACTCCAGTTAAATCTTTAAAGTAATGATGGGAAGGAACATAAG is a window of Muntiacus reevesi chromosome 1, mMunRee1.1, whole genome shotgun sequence DNA encoding:
- the LOC136155909 gene encoding olfactory receptor 7A17-like, with the translated sequence MAPRNLTENNEFLLMGFSEESELQPLIYGLFLSMYLITVFGNLLIILAVISDSHLHTPMYFFLSNLSFVDICFTSTTIPKMLWNIQTQNKVITYEGCIIQMYFFLLFSGLDVFLLTVMAYDRYVAICHSLHYTVIMNPWLCGLLVLVSWIIGVLHSLLESLMVLQLSFCTVLEIPHFFCELNQMIQLASSDTFLNNVVMYSGAVLLAGSSLVCILNSYSKIVSSIQGMASAQGRYKAFSTCASHLSVVSLFYCTGLGVYLSSAVIHSLHSNARASVMYTVVTPMLNPFIYSLRSKDLKRGLKMSFGKLSIKGPIFLGLKKYP